GTGAGGAGCGCGATCCGCAGCGGTCCGGGCTCGCGGTCGGCCGCGGCCAGGAACGAGTCGCCGGGGGCGGGGGAGGGGGCCGCGTAGGGGTCGCCCGGCATCGCGCCGGCCATCGCGTCGAGCAGCGCCGCCGCGTCGGCGACCGTCCGGGCCAGCGGGCCGCTGGTGGAGAGGCCCGTGACGTCGTGCTGCACCGGCCCGGCGCTGATCCGTCCGCGGCTCGGCTTGATGCCGAACAGCCCGCACACCGCGGCCGGGATGCGTACCGACCCGCCGCCGTCGCTGCCGTGGGCGAGCGGCGCGAGTCCGGACGCGACGGCGGCGCCCGCGCCACCGCTGGAGCCGCCCGCCGACCGCTCCAGGTCCCACGGGGTGCGCGCCGGGGGAGCGACGTCGTTCTCGGTGTGGCAGGGCAGGCCGAACTCGGGGGTGTTGGTCTTGCCGAGAATGACCGTGCCGGCGGCCCGGAGCCGGGTGACGACGTGGTCGTCGGCCTCGGCGGTGTACTCGGCGAACGCGGCCGAGCCGAAGGTGGTGCGCACCCCGGCGACGTTGTTGAGGTCCTTGATCGGGCAGGGCACCCCGTGCAGCGGGGGGAGCGCACGGCCCTCGCGCCGGGCCGCGGTGGCCTCGGACTCGGCGTCCGCGGCCTGCTTGCGGGCGAGCTCGGGGGTCGGGGTGGTGTACGCGCCCAGCTCGGCGCTGTGCCGCTCGATCCGGGCGAGGTAGTGGTCGGCCAGCTCGACCGGGGAGAGGTCGCCCTCCCGGATCATCCGGGCCTGCTCCAGCGCGGTCAGATCGTGCAACTGCGTCATGTCGGGTGCCTCCTGGCCTGGTTGCGGACGCAGGCGGGCCGGGCGGACCCGGAGACGCCGCTGCTCGAATCGTCCCGGCGTCGATCTTGCCCTCATCCGTCGCCCGGAGTCCAGGGTCCGGCGCCCTGTCGCTTCCGCCTCGCCCCCGTTGTCAGTGGCGGGGGCTAGGTTGTGGGCAGTCGGAAGCCGCATGGTGCGGTCGCGCGCCGGCGGCGCGCCGGCGCCGTATCAACCGGGAGGGGAGCACGCGATGCCAGCTGAGGACGAGGCCCCGTCGTGGGCCGGCGGGGTGGCGCTGATCAATCTCTTCGTCGCCGACCTCGATGCCGCACGGGCCTTCTACCGGCGGGTCTTCGGCCGGCCCGTCGAGTTCGAGGACGACCGCTCGACGGCCTTCCGCTTCGGAGAGGTCCTGGTGAACCTGCTGGACGAGTCCGCGGCCCCGGGGGTCATCGCCCCGGCCGTGGTGGCCGCGCCGGGCGGTGGTTCGCGCTTCGCCCTGGCGATGACCGTCCCCGACGTCGACGCGGCCTGCGCCGAGCTCAGGACCCGCGGCGTCGAGCTCCTCAACGGTCCGGTGGACCACCCGTGGGGGATGCGCACAGCGGCCTTCGCCGACCCCGACGGCAACGTGTGGGAGATAGCCTCACCGGTGTGACCGGACTGGATTCGGCGACCCTCGACGCCTTCACCCGCGCCCGCTACGTCAGCCTCACCACCTACCGCCGCGACGGTACCCCCGTCGCCACGCCGGTCTGGCATGTGATGGCGGACGGAAGGCTGTACCTCACCACCGCAGCCGCGGCCTGGAAGGTGCGGCGGCTGCGCCGCGACCCCGCGGTGAAGGTGGCGGTCTGCGACGTCCGCGGCCGGGTCGCCCCCGGGGCGACGGAAGCCGTGGGCAGCGGCAGGATTCTGGACGCCGAGGGCACCGCGCGGGTGCAGTCCCTCCTCGCCCGCAAGTACGTCCTGGCCCGGCTGGGCAATGGCTGGTCGCGATTGACGGGCCGGTGGAACCGCCATCCGGTCGTCGCCCTCGAGATCGCCTTCCCGGCGAAGTAACCCGCGTACCCGGCGCCCGCGCACTCGGAACGTGGGTGGATGGCGCCCGCGTTCCCGGGGCCTACCGGCGGAGCCCGTGCAGCAGCAGCTCGGCCAGGCAGGCGTAGGCCTCGGCGTCGGCGAGGCCGGTGGCCGCGGCCACCTGGCGCTGCTGGATGCGGACCATCACCGAGGAGATGACGTCCGCCGCGAAGGCGACGTGGACGTCGTGGAACTCGCCGGCCGCCACGCCCTCCTCGATCAGCTGCTCCACCCGGCGGGCGGCGGCCCGGGTGTTCTGCTCGTAGACCTCGGAGGCCGGTTCGAAGCCCGCCACGTCCTCGAAGAACCGCGGCGAGAGCGGGGCGAGCTCCGAGGCGACGGCCCGGAGGTAGGCGGCCAGCCGGGCCGCGGCCGGGCCCGACTCGGCCGCGAGGTCGGACTCCACCCGCACGGTGGCCTTGCGGAAGAAGTACACCACCACCGCACGGACCAGCTGCTCCTTGCTGTCGGCGAGCCCGTAGAGGGTGCGCTTGGAGCAGCGCAGGCGCGCGGCCAGGTCGTCGAGGGTGAGGTGGGCGAACCCCTCCTGGGTGAGGAGGTCGACCAGGGCCTCGAACAGCTCGGTCCGGCGCGCGGCACCGCGTCCCGTCTGCTTCGGCCCGACCTCGTCGGCAGTTTCGATCACCTGGGCATTATGCCCAGGCCCGATTAGCGCTACGATTTCCGGTACTGACGTACCCCTCAAAGTACCGGTTGGAGTCGCGATGTCTGTCGACCGCCTGCTGCCCACCCCGGAGGCAGCCGATCTCATCGCACTGACCAGGGAGATCGCCGACAAGGAGCTGGCCCCCAAGGCGGCCGAGCACGAGCGGCGCGAGCTCTATCCGGAGGGACTCTTCGCCACCCTGGGCCGGGCCGGCCTGCTGGGACTCCCGTACCCGGAGGAGTACGGCGGCGGAGGCCAGCCTTACGAGGTCTACCTGCAGGTGCTGGAGGAGCTGGCCGCCCGCTGGGCCGCCGTCGCGGTGGCGACCAGCGTCCACACCCTCGCCTGCCATCCGCTCAGTGCCTTCGGCACCGAGGCGCAGAAGCAGCGCTGGCTGCCGGCCATGCTCGGCGGCGAGGTGATCGGCGGCTACAGCCTCTCCGAGCCGCAGGCCGGCTCCGACGCGGCCGCACTGCGCTGCAAGGCGGAGCCGGTCGCGGGCGCGGACGGCGCGCTCACCGGGTACCGCGTCACCGGCACCAAGGCCTGGATCACCCACGGCGGCCGAGCCGACTTCTACGCCCTCTTCGCCCGCACCGCGCCGGGCAGCCACGGCATCTCCTGCTTCCTGGCGCCCGGTGCCGCGGAGGGGCTGAGCTTCGGCAAGCCGGAGGAGAAGCTCGGCCTGCAGGCCGTGCCGACCACCTCGGCCATGTGGGACGGCGCGGTCATCGACGCGGACCGCCTGATCGGCACCGAGGGGCAGGGCCTGCAGATCGCGTTCAGCGCCCTCGACGGCGGCCGGCTCGGCATCGCGGCCTGCGCCACCGGTCTCGCCCAGGCCGCGCTGGACGTGGCGGTCGACTACGCCAACGAGCGCACCACCTTCGGCCGGAAGATCGTCGACCATCAGGGCCTCGGCTTCCTCCTGGCGGACATGGCCGCCGCCGTCGACTCCGCCCGCGCGACCTACCTCGACGCGGCCCGCCGCCGCGATCTGGGCCGCCCGTTCGGCCGCCAGGCCAGCGTCGCCAAGCTGATCGCGACGGACGCCGCGATGAAGGTCACCACCGACGCGGTCCAGGTGCTCGGCGGTTACGGCTACACCCGCGACTTCCCGGTCGAGCGCTATATGCGCGAGGCGAAGATCATGCAGATCTTCGAAGGGACCAACCAGATCCAGCGCCTGGTGATCAGCCGCCAGCTCTCCCGGGGGCACTGAGCCCGCACTGCTGCGCGCCCGCTCAGCCGGTCGGGTACCGGTCGGCGCAGATGAGAACGGTGTCGTCGGCCGGCACCCCGCCGCCGTGCCGGACCAGTTCCGCCCACAGGCGCCGCAGCAGAACCTCCGGCTCCCGCCGGGCGGAGCCCTCCGGGCGGGGTGAGGTGCTGTCGCGGGCACACCGGGCCGCGCATTCGGCGAGGGGAAAGAAGCGGCCCTCGCGGTCGCGGGCCTCGCTCGCGCCGTCGGTGTAGAGGAGGAGGACGGAATCACGGGGGAACGGGAAGACCGTGGACGCGTAGGCGCACCGCGCCAGTTCGCCCAGCCCCAGCGGGACGGCCGGGCGTTCGACCCGGAGCCAGCTCGCGCCCCGGTCGCCGATGAGCAGCGGAGCCGGATGTCCGCAGCTGATCAGCTCGATCTCGTCGCGCTCGTCGGGGATGTCCAGGACGGCGGCGGTCACGAAGTGCTCCTCGGCCTGGAGGGGCTTGCCCATCCCCGTCGCGCCGCGGTACAGGGCGTTCTGCTGGTTGAGGCCCCAGCGCACGGACTCCTCCAGCTCCGCCACCAGCTCGGGCAGC
This DNA window, taken from Phaeacidiphilus oryzae TH49, encodes the following:
- a CDS encoding VOC family protein, giving the protein MPAEDEAPSWAGGVALINLFVADLDAARAFYRRVFGRPVEFEDDRSTAFRFGEVLVNLLDESAAPGVIAPAVVAAPGGGSRFALAMTVPDVDAACAELRTRGVELLNGPVDHPWGMRTAAFADPDGNVWEIASPV
- a CDS encoding TetR/AcrR family transcriptional regulator, with product MIETADEVGPKQTGRGAARRTELFEALVDLLTQEGFAHLTLDDLAARLRCSKRTLYGLADSKEQLVRAVVVYFFRKATVRVESDLAAESGPAAARLAAYLRAVASELAPLSPRFFEDVAGFEPASEVYEQNTRAAARRVEQLIEEGVAAGEFHDVHVAFAADVISSVMVRIQQRQVAAATGLADAEAYACLAELLLHGLRR
- a CDS encoding acyl-CoA dehydrogenase family protein — its product is MSVDRLLPTPEAADLIALTREIADKELAPKAAEHERRELYPEGLFATLGRAGLLGLPYPEEYGGGGQPYEVYLQVLEELAARWAAVAVATSVHTLACHPLSAFGTEAQKQRWLPAMLGGEVIGGYSLSEPQAGSDAAALRCKAEPVAGADGALTGYRVTGTKAWITHGGRADFYALFARTAPGSHGISCFLAPGAAEGLSFGKPEEKLGLQAVPTTSAMWDGAVIDADRLIGTEGQGLQIAFSALDGGRLGIAACATGLAQAALDVAVDYANERTTFGRKIVDHQGLGFLLADMAAAVDSARATYLDAARRRDLGRPFGRQASVAKLIATDAAMKVTTDAVQVLGGYGYTRDFPVERYMREAKIMQIFEGTNQIQRLVISRQLSRGH
- a CDS encoding amidase is translated as MTQLHDLTALEQARMIREGDLSPVELADHYLARIERHSAELGAYTTPTPELARKQAADAESEATAARREGRALPPLHGVPCPIKDLNNVAGVRTTFGSAAFAEYTAEADDHVVTRLRAAGTVILGKTNTPEFGLPCHTENDVAPPARTPWDLERSAGGSSGGAGAAVASGLAPLAHGSDGGGSVRIPAAVCGLFGIKPSRGRISAGPVQHDVTGLSTSGPLARTVADAAALLDAMAGAMPGDPYAAPSPAPGDSFLAAADREPGPLRIALLTAPLVPGLTVHQDCLAAAQETAELLGQLGHQVEPLELPAGDDYFARMFTTVWEVSAAARPVPEGGEELLLPLTRSLRERGRAVPAARYHEALYSFRAMGQLVAGLLAPEGPYDVILSPTLAQPPAPVGGLRNDADPVEEFRRISAFTPFTPVYNATGLPAVNVPVHWNPDGLPIGTMLGARYGAEALLISLSAQLERARPWSDRRPEIWAG
- a CDS encoding PPOX class F420-dependent oxidoreductase gives rise to the protein MTGLDSATLDAFTRARYVSLTTYRRDGTPVATPVWHVMADGRLYLTTAAAAWKVRRLRRDPAVKVAVCDVRGRVAPGATEAVGSGRILDAEGTARVQSLLARKYVLARLGNGWSRLTGRWNRHPVVALEIAFPAK